From the genome of Eublepharis macularius isolate TG4126 chromosome 12, MPM_Emac_v1.0, whole genome shotgun sequence, one region includes:
- the LOC129339327 gene encoding olfactory receptor 12D1-like — MENQTEVTYFILRGLTDRHDTQKFLFAVFLVLYLASLLGNGAIVCVVVTESRLHTPMYFFLSNLSCLDICYSVVIIPKMLDGFLLAHRRISFIGCIAQLHFFHFLGSSEALLLAAMAYDRYVAICNPLHYPVIMCQRACLLLVAATWTMGFFHALMHSIMTSQLYFCGPNIIDHFFCDIKPLLRLACSSTMLNLILLNVVTGSIVLIPFVLTLLSYLYIISFLFLKVQSHNGRWKAFSTCSSHLTVVGLFYVPVLFNYLPPSSGGSPRRDMVATLMYSVVTSFLNPVIYTLRNQEMKTAQRKSLGGLLNSVRM, encoded by the coding sequence ATGGAGAATCAGACGGAGGTTACTTACTTCATACTGAGAGGCCTAACAGATCGACATGACACCCAGAAATTCTTGTTTGCTGTCTTCTTGGTCCTCTATCTAGCAAGTCTGCTAGGAAACGGTGCTATTGTATGTGTGGTGGTGACAGAGAGCCGACTTCACacacccatgtatttcttcctcagtaACTTGTCTTGCCTGGACATTTGCTATTCAGTGGTCATCATTCCTAAGATGCTTGATGGCTTCCTCTTGGCCCACCGAAGAATCTCCTTTATTGGATGTATTGCTCAGCtccatttctttcatttcttgGGCAGCAGTGAGGCTCTTCTCCTGGCAGCAATGGCATATGACCGATATGTGGCCATATGCAACCCACTGCACTACCCAGTCATAATGTGCCAAAGAGCATGTCTTCTACTGGTGGCAGCCACATGGACCATGGGATTCTTCCATGCCCTGATGCACTCCATCATGACCTCCCAACTGTACTTCTGTGGCCCCAATATCATTGATCATTTCTTTTGTGACATCAAGCCGCTCCTGAGACTGGCCTGCAGTAGCACAATGCTGAACCTCATCCTCCTCAACGTTGTCACTGGCTCAATTGTCCTGATCCCATTTGTCTTAACTCTCCTCTCTTACCTTTATATCATCTCCTTCCTGTTCTTGAAGGTCCAGTCACATAATGGGAGATGGAAAGCCTTCTCCACCTGCAGCTCCCATCTCACAGTTGTAGGGCTGTTTTATGTGCCAGTGCTGTTCAACTACCTACCTCCATCTTCAGGAGGCTCACCACGAAGAGACATGGTCGCCACCCTCATGTACAGTGTAGTCACCTCTTTTTTGAACCCCGTGATATACACCCTCAGGAATCAGGAAATGAAAACAGCCCAGAGGAAAAGCTTGGGTGGGCTACTGAATTCTGTACGGATGTGA